The Actinopolyspora erythraea genome has a segment encoding these proteins:
- a CDS encoding TetR/AcrR family transcriptional regulator gives MGRVREFDTDRVLLQVMGVFWEKGYEATSVQDLAEATGVGRGSLYAAFHSKENLYARALQRYVEQVTEVMRSQLLRRTPIREALRELLTGRIEDALAVPGRPGCMLVNAVIERVPHNASTHRIVRDAITALRELLSSSLYTARGLGEISEEADIQRISDFFATMIQGIRVMSAVYPDEKMLQGIIETSLQVVPVVERD, from the coding sequence ATGGGGCGTGTACGAGAGTTCGACACCGACCGTGTGCTGCTACAGGTGATGGGGGTCTTCTGGGAGAAGGGGTACGAGGCGACCTCTGTTCAGGATCTGGCCGAAGCCACCGGAGTCGGGAGGGGGTCACTCTATGCGGCTTTCCACAGCAAGGAGAACCTGTACGCGAGGGCGCTGCAGCGATACGTCGAGCAGGTGACCGAGGTCATGCGTTCCCAGCTGCTGCGGAGGACGCCCATCCGTGAGGCGCTGCGGGAGCTGTTGACCGGACGCATCGAGGACGCGCTGGCGGTCCCCGGGCGGCCGGGATGCATGCTCGTCAACGCCGTGATCGAGCGTGTTCCGCACAACGCGAGCACGCACCGGATCGTCCGGGACGCGATCACCGCCTTGCGGGAACTGCTGTCCTCCTCCCTCTACACCGCCAGAGGGCTGGGCGAGATATCGGAGGAAGCCGATATTCAGCGTATCTCCGATTTTTTCGCCACGATGATTCAGGGGATCCGCGTCATGAGCGCGGTCTATCCGGACGAGAAGATGCTGCAAGGCATCATAGAAACGTCGTTGCAGGTGGTTCCCGTGGTGGAGCGCGATTGA